ATTGGCCCACATGACACAGCATGAATCATATGCTTTTAATCATCATATGAGACTAACGTGATCTGATATGTTTTTGTAACTCCAGACATACGGTGGATCCCCACTtacacaacactgtgtgtgtgtgtgagtgagtgtgtgtatgactCACCAATGTCATCAATTTTTAGGCCTGGTCTAAGTGTGTAGTCTGGTTCTGTGGGCTCTGGCTCATCATCCACGCCAGAGActgaaaaagagacagagagagagacagagagagagagagagagagaaagagagagaaagaaaggcgAGTGagtaagatttaaaaaataaaaaaaaagggaggcgaAGAGTGAGGGAGTAGAGGCTAAACCATCGCTCCAAACCAAAGGAGTTTAATTACATCCAACTTGACATTTGAGTGAAATGTGCAAAAGAGCAGCCAGGCAATGGTGTAaggttaaaaaagaagaagaaaaaaaaaagactgacaaGTCATAACATCAGCAGAAGcctgggaaagagagagagagagagagagagagagggggggagggagagagcgagagggggggagggagagagtgagaggggggGAGCAGAAGGCAGATCAAACTGAACAGAGcagaggcagtgtgtgtgtgtgtgtgtgtgtgtgtgtgtgaaaatggatAGAGAGCAATCgagttgggggtgggggggtgagagagggaggagaggttAATACTACAGGACTGTGGAAGTTAAAAGGACCAGACAGGCCAGGGATCAAagagtgtttgtgagtgagtgagtgagtgagtgagtgtgtgtgtgtgtgtgtgtgtgtgcgtgtgtgcgtgtgtctgtgtgtgtgtgaaagagagtgagagggagagtcAGGGTCAAGAGACTGAAGGAAGGCAGGGGTGCAAGTGAGAGGttaacactacacacacacagccacccaCTGACCGCATACTGGAATAAAATGATTCTGACagggagtgaggaggagagaggagaggagagctttCAAAGCCATATCTGCTCGTCTCTGCTGCtatggaggaaggagagaggaagagacagcagtggggaaaagaaggaaaggaaaagacgAACATAGGGAGGTTCTGTTATGTGAGTGAAAGTGCTGCAGGGGGAAACTCAGCAGGAGTATTAATAGCGCTGCCTCTTTTGGGCTTTATTTATGTTGAATATGCATCTGTATGCAGCTGCTATGAGGACACGCGTGAGCGTGATTGTAGGAGCCCTGTGTCTGACCTGCCAGATGTGGAGAGCAACTGTGTCCACATCCAGGTGGGAGCAAGCTTCACATTACAGGtcaaactacacaaacacacacacacacacacacactacacacacgtgcacaaagTGGAACACTTACCCGTGGAGCAGCAGACGTACACTCGTAGTCTCAGACAGCTGCGGCCGTGGTGATGTGTGGGCGTGGCTGTAAGACAAAATGGACAACTGATAAAAAATCGTGCAAGATTTGTGTCCAAATATGGTTTGAGTGGGACACAGAGTTGTCCTCCTCCACACTAACTATTGTCATCTATTGTCCCCCTGTCCTATACCTGCAACACGCATGTGATATAGTTTTATAAAAGGGTTTAAACTGAAACACTGAATAACAATATGaattgtgacaagagcaaatgtggAATCATAAAAATGTATCACTTCAGCTGCTGTTTTTCATGCAAAACATTTCAGTAACTTATTCCCAGACTTCGTTGAAGAGCAACTAAAAATCTCAGCTGTAGGCAAAAGTATTTTAATCACATACTGAATATAAACATGCATTATACAGTATGGACAGTATTGTATCCCAACTGTTTTATTCTCTTGTTATCAATGTTTTGGAGAAACACAGATAATATAAACAGTCTTAAAACGAATCCTTGCATTTTCTGgtaattaatataaatacaaagcGGGACATTTTTAAGctgaaaaatacaaaagtgtGGTTACATCGACCTATCGTTGATATTAAGCGTTTTTTCCTTGAGAGGCAAATTTAACTGGCTGTATGAACAACCAAAAGTCTTTGTTGTGAGCTTCAAGCAGCCGTTTGATCTTGCGGGTGCAGAGCGTATCAACTTTCTGGAGACGTTTTCCCAAGTGGTGAAGGTTAAATGCTGAATGTTAAACTGTGAATAGATTGAAGTACTCGTTAAATAGTCATTTAATGCAAAAAAGGAGCATTTATCTTAAGTCTGAAGCAGCGTCAAAGTTCATTACTTATACTGTGTCACACTGACACATGGTGTTGTGACTTAACTTGATTAGCAATCAACACAAATGGATGAGCCTGTCCTGTGTGATACGACGAGACGTGAAGTAGTCATTTGTCAACTAGGAATTACCTGAGGACAAACTTTGgcaaaatcaatttaaaaataataataaaaagccctcttttaacaaaaaaaaacatttatcaccCTTTTTCTTCTCACTAGCacataatataaacatgttttgacaCGATATCAGTCAGTGGTGTGAGTGCACTCACAGATGTAGTAGTACTCCTGTCCAACGTGGAACTCGTATCCCAGTGAGAAGGCGCTGTAGCGCTGGAACTTCTCAGAAAACTTGATGGGCGCGTGGGGAGCATGAGGCCGGTTACACTCCCACCTCTTGAAGCCCAGGTTGGGGTCGCAGTACCTGTAACCACGGTAACTGACCATGTAGAGGACATACTGCTCCCCGGTGCCAACGATGCGTTGGCTGTCGTTGTAATGAGGGCAGTAGATGTCCAGGTAGTCGTTGACGTTCACCTGCATCGTGTAGCCCTCCCTGCGCAAACTGGAGACACATAAACAAGGCCAGAATTAACACGACTGCAAAGTGATGTTAACAAACAATGATTACAATCATGACTtttataatgacacacacacagattcttcttaggacactgcactaaCCTCCAGTCATTACACTAGCCTAAACAAAGCACTatccctaacctttaccatAACTAGTCAATGCCTAACCATAACCGTGACCTAACTACTACCCCAACTAAACCATCTTAATGCTTAACAGTTTCCCAGAGATAAGGTTCTGCCCAGGTTTTGGTCTACTTGAGgactaccggtcctgacaaggtcaatgttttagacaggaaacacacacacaaaaaaacaaacacattcttgtGAGAACATTCAgaaacataatgcattccctcacacctaacccttaacccagTGTGtcccagtcctggtcctggtcctcacacacccactgtcctgcatgttccactgtcctgctccaacacacctgattcaaatcagcTCGTTACCAAGCTCTGCAATGGCCTGATAATTagtcattcatttgaatcaggtgtgttgtcgCCGGGCGACATCTAAAACATGCCTTAAACAATACAACTTACAAGTCTAACCCTAAAGACTAAGTCATGGTGAGGACCAGACAACAATGTCTTAACAAAGATCTCAAGTTGTCCTCACAGCCAActacagacagaaacacacacaagtttgaTAGGGATACACACAATTGTGTCACTAAAATGAACATTTAGTGAGACACTCAACAAGTGCTgatatatttgaaataaaaacaatgccaaaactaaacattaaatacaaaaaatcctattactattactattatactATTGGCCCGATTAATTGGTCCCCCTCCTCTTACACACatgaaagcacacacacgcacacacacttttgcaTTTGCTCAGCATGTGTCATTGCTGCATGATGTGTTGTATTACAGATGCTGTCTGCTTGAATGTGCACCCAGGGTCAAACAgatctttgtttgtgtgtgtttgtgtattggtGACTTTTCTGTATGGGCTCAAGGCTCCAGGGCCACAGCTCCTTCTCCTGGTATCAGTGTAGCTTTGTCCCCTAACCCCAGTGCTCGTACATCAACCCGAGCACAACGCTGCGCTCAAGTCAGCCGTCAACGTCCTGGCTACGTTTCTCCTCCGCCAGAGCTCATATATCAGTGTCAAACCTAAAAAAGACTCCGCCTGACAGGAAGATAAGGTCTGATTCTGGGTATGTGTGGGTACAGATGTGTGcgtctctctcagtgtgtgtgtgtagtttgtgtgaCAAAGTGAAATAGATTCTTTCCTGACATCCAAAAGCCATCTTTTTCTCcccatcacagacacagacccaTATCTGTGTGACAGAGACAGGTTGCAGTTGTAAATCATACACACATCgatgagcacacacacgcacacgcacacgcacgcacacacacacgcacacacacacccaccccacATGCACTCAACTGTTCTAGTGGTGACACCGTAAAACCACAAGGGGGCAGCAGTGTGTCATCCTCAGCCTGACGCTTCCCCtctagttttctttttttttttgccagttctAGGTCATGTCTCCAGGGAgattattattcaattattaaatgaaGATCGAAACACTGTTCCCAATGTCTCCCACTCTCCATCATTTCTTACCACTCTCCTCAAATCCCTCTTAGTCTCCCTGCTCTCCATCTCACTCCTAAGAGTCATTTCAGAGCAACATGAACGCAAGATTAATTGTTCGACATCCATAACTCTctgccctcctctcctctcattacATCATTTACTAGCCTGCAGAGGAGATTTACTTGACTTCCGCTGGTATTAGCAGTAGAAAACAATCGTAAAAAGCTTCAAGGGAACTATATTTATAGGGAATGCAAAGCAGAGAGAAAGATCTGGAGggtgagagaaaaataataccAGTGAGGGATGACTTTGGTTCCACCAGGGAGGTGGAAATGCAAATTGAGCAAAAGAGTAGTGAGAGCCAGAAACTGAAcatccagaaaaaaaagaaaggaaaaaaaagagagagagaggcagttgGAGAGTTTTTACGAGAGCAAAGAAAAGCACAAACTCAAGATGAGGGATAATGGTGCAAAGAGAAAGAGTGAAAATGAGGGTGAGGACACCTTCAGAGCATCTTCAGTAATCTGAAAGGGCAAATCACTTCTCACAGGATTAGGATTCCCACTGTGTATGCATACATtgttatacatgtatgtgtgtgtgtgtgtgtgtgagaaagtgtaCATCAACCTCACAGTGTCTAAATTCCAGCATCAAAACATACCAAAAAAGAATGatttcccaaaatgtgacaaacacattAGAATCtttaacaatgataataagACCAAAACAAGTTCATCTACAACTGTGGATAATCAGATATGATCAATAACATGTCAAAAGGATTATTTTTAATCCTCTTATTCGAAACTGACAGTGATTTTGCAGCTGCAGAAAGTTCCGTTGGACTTTAATCTGAAATAACTGAGTCTAACTTGCATGGCCAACCATGTGCCAGGTTTGCTCAGGATGccttttaatattatattagtgTTGTTAGCTGACCAAGCCCTGTGCTTTTAATGCATTATTGTAAAGAAATGAATACAACTCAGTACAAGTTATTGCAATCCAATAAAACGTATGTATACGCTCACTGTAATTACAAAATGCAGACTGTttcaatataataatgtaaacgTAGTCACCATTAAATACTTTTATAGTGCATGGATTGTGAAGAATGGAATGAAAGACTGTCCCATGTGGCGAGGGTCAGTTTctactttaactttatttaactgaccagttgattattattttatgttcatGTCATACACATAAGCGGTTGATTAAGAGGACACTAAAACtgacattacattattacactgAATCCCAACAAGAAAATTATCTTTTGCAACTTGTTTGTGATTCTAAATTGAAAATTCCGCCTTCTTTCTCAGGcaataaaaagaaatctgcCGCTTCCTTTACTGAAGCACGACTCAAGAGTCGTCCATGCAAGGAAATCAGCACAGAAAGTGGACATTTCACTAAAAACAAGAGCCCTTATATCCTCATAAATGAGACgataaaactaaaatgaatcTCATTCTCATTTGAATGGAGTtcacacatcaaacacagtgtgtgtctgggACGGCGTGGAATAGAGCAGTCCCCAGGGCTCATAGTAATGATCCCGTATGTAACTGTGCACATAAAGAGCTCTGTCTCTTATCGGAATTATAAATCACGTACGGTTCTACATGGCAACTATTGCGCCAGTTAATAAGTTCATAACTTTAAAGTAACAGTGTTAGTGTGTCAGAGAGGTGCTGATTTAACTCAACTGTAATTGGACTATAATTGTGTTGTCAGATTCaagcacacatttttttttttattcatgtaatttattgcattttatgGCAGAGTGAAGCTATTTCTTTAATTGTATGTGCATGTTGGCTGTATATATCTGTATGTTAGGTTTAGGGTGTGTATAAATCTGTTTCATCGCCGTCATAAAACTGACTATATCGAAgatacaaagatataaatacacctTATTTAATATCTAAGtatcagtttttgtttgtgtggggACGCTTCTTCTTCACagatgacaaaaagaaaaacaatggaaATCTGCACATCAAGCGACTCagtgtcaaagaaaaaaacaacttaacaaTAAAAGCCAGAATTGTTGCCAAGCAGGAGGCCAAATACAAAAAGGCAAGCCCGGCGCACGAATGATGCAACTTCCTGGACCCGCGTACCGTGGAGAGTATGAGAGTGATGATGCTGCTTTGGCCGAGACAAAGACGGTGAGACTGGAGGGACAAGCCGCAGGTGCAGTGGCCACGCTGCAGACGAGGGAGGCAGATGtgcaactcccccccccccccccccccccaaaaaaaaaaggtggtgtGCGGCATTGGGTTACATCTGCACCATGAGGATCGGGCAGAAGCAGAGACGGtagtaaaaatatgaaaatgta
The sequence above is a segment of the Solea solea chromosome 13, fSolSol10.1, whole genome shotgun sequence genome. Coding sequences within it:
- the efna3b gene encoding ephrin-A3b isoform X1, giving the protein MALVALSLLVLTSLTWADLVQVSANRHSVYWNSSNIHLRREGYTMQVNVNDYLDIYCPHYNDSQRIVGTGEQYVLYMVSYRGYRYCDPNLGFKRWECNRPHAPHAPIKFSEKFQRYSAFSLGYEFHVGQEYYYISTPTHHHGRSCLRLRVYVCCSTVSGVDDEPEPTEPDYTLRPGLKIDDIDSKLCLCLVSSLIHQVTTEGGSVQACREPPCGLCFHTSTRHQCSVCKR
- the efna3b gene encoding ephrin-A3b isoform X2, whose product is MALVALSLLVLTSLTWADLVQVSANRHSVYWNSSNIHLRREGYTMQVNVNDYLDIYCPHYNDSQRIVGTGEQYVLYMVSYRGYRYCDPNLGFKRWECNRPHAPHAPIKFSEKFQRYSAFSLGYEFHVGQEYYYISTPTHHHGRSCLRLRVYVCCSTVSGVDDEPEPTEPDYTLRPGLKIDDIDEFNPFIPKVEKSVSGSSPSRDRLLLTVTMLLSAVLFIS